In Halorubrum sp. PV6, a single window of DNA contains:
- a CDS encoding VWA domain-containing protein — MTNDSTNFDLSRRKLLAGLGAVGVASAGAGLGTTAYFNDTETFAGNSLTAGELNLLVDWQQTYDFGNGHTFINAHPDHDGDGEQSISDGDGGQIKYSDYVDIDDPDSTGENLPILNCDNIPPIDEADFRTDPVTGNQMDTLVQLTDVKPGDEGEITFSLHLCDNPGYVWMQADNVSESEGVDTDPELAVDTPDGGDLAQFINAKLWYDADCDNVRDEAEPADIMLTLDFSGSMLYRQYTGVVSEDPITVGPDNFSETTKIDLVELAAKEFVQYLDAQNADVQVGIAYFDGERNGDTEPRTGILQPMTSDLSVVDASLNGLRQKLANVVSGGAGSTPFDGDGSPDPNTLASGGIATGTFIGEGIDDAQAELALNGRPGIKAVNIVLSDGESFNGTGSTSFSSPQDAATDARSSSPSPATDLYTVSVGSANDSILQDMAGAATSPGDDPQFFYDVDDPVVIPTVFGVLASQFVAEKIIMEDSLDNVLAALSSGNGIPLDGNILTMYDELEDPAADEDRDAFEGNGLMYCIGLDWELPFEVGNVIQGDTLAFDLGFYTEQERHNDGAGVSA, encoded by the coding sequence ATGACAAACGATTCAACCAACTTCGACCTCTCGCGGCGCAAGCTCCTGGCCGGCCTCGGCGCGGTCGGCGTGGCCTCTGCGGGCGCAGGGCTCGGAACCACGGCGTACTTCAACGACACGGAGACCTTCGCGGGCAACTCGCTCACCGCGGGTGAGCTCAACCTGCTCGTCGACTGGCAGCAGACGTACGACTTCGGTAACGGCCACACCTTCATCAACGCGCACCCCGACCACGACGGCGACGGGGAGCAGTCGATCTCGGACGGCGACGGCGGACAGATCAAGTACAGCGACTACGTGGACATCGACGACCCGGACAGCACCGGGGAGAACCTCCCGATCCTGAACTGTGACAACATTCCGCCAATCGACGAGGCCGACTTCCGCACCGACCCCGTCACGGGCAACCAGATGGACACGCTGGTCCAACTCACCGACGTGAAGCCCGGCGACGAAGGCGAGATCACCTTCTCGCTGCACCTCTGTGACAACCCCGGCTACGTCTGGATGCAGGCCGACAACGTCTCCGAGAGCGAAGGCGTCGACACGGACCCAGAGCTGGCGGTCGACACGCCCGACGGCGGCGACCTCGCGCAGTTCATTAACGCGAAGCTCTGGTACGACGCGGACTGCGACAACGTCCGCGACGAGGCGGAGCCCGCCGACATCATGCTGACGCTCGACTTCTCGGGCTCGATGCTGTACCGCCAGTACACCGGCGTCGTCAGCGAAGACCCCATCACGGTCGGTCCCGACAACTTCTCCGAGACGACGAAGATCGACCTCGTCGAGCTCGCGGCCAAGGAGTTCGTCCAGTACCTCGACGCGCAGAACGCGGACGTCCAGGTCGGTATCGCCTACTTCGACGGCGAGAGGAACGGCGACACCGAGCCGCGCACGGGCATCTTACAGCCGATGACCAGCGACCTCTCGGTCGTCGACGCGTCGCTCAATGGCCTGCGCCAGAAGCTGGCAAACGTCGTCAGCGGCGGTGCCGGCTCGACGCCTTTCGACGGCGACGGTAGCCCCGACCCCAACACGCTTGCGTCCGGCGGTATCGCGACCGGCACCTTCATCGGCGAAGGTATCGACGACGCGCAGGCAGAGCTCGCGCTGAACGGGCGACCGGGAATCAAAGCGGTGAACATCGTGCTGTCGGACGGCGAGTCGTTCAACGGCACCGGCTCGACGTCGTTCAGCTCGCCGCAGGACGCGGCGACGGACGCGCGCAGCTCCTCGCCCAGTCCGGCGACGGACCTGTACACCGTTTCGGTCGGTAGCGCCAACGACAGCATCCTGCAGGACATGGCCGGTGCGGCGACATCGCCGGGGGACGATCCCCAGTTCTTCTACGATGTTGACGACCCGGTGGTGATCCCGACGGTGTTCGGCGTCCTCGCCAGCCAGTTCGTCGCAGAGAAGATCATCATGGAAGACAGCCTCGACAACGTGCTCGCGGCGCTGTCCTCCGGGAACGGCATCCCGCTCGACGGCAACATCCTCACCATGTACGACGAGCTGGAAGACCCCGCGGCCGACGAGGACCGCGACGCGTTCGAGGGCAACGGCCTGATGTACTGTATCGGACTGGATTGGGAACTGCCCTTCGAAGTGGGCAACGTGATCCAGGGCGACACGCTCGCCTTCGACCTCGGCTTCTACACCGAGCAGGAGCGCCACAACGACGGCGCGGGGGTCTCGGCCTGA
- a CDS encoding helix-turn-helix domain-containing protein: MTPQIAVEQDQQSGEAEPSRDEIFTALSNARRRRVIKYLKQNEPEARVRDIAEQLAAWENDLDVSEVSYKQRKRVYTALHQSHLPKLAASGFIEYESDRGLVSLTDESRKLEVYLEIVSENEILWSEFYFGLAVVAALAGAAAAVGTVPFASVSGYTYAILTSVAFGVSSLVHRRMTRRNRLG; the protein is encoded by the coding sequence ATGACACCCCAAATCGCCGTCGAACAGGACCAGCAGAGCGGCGAGGCCGAGCCCTCGCGCGACGAGATATTCACCGCGTTGAGCAACGCACGGCGACGGCGGGTGATCAAATATTTAAAACAAAACGAACCGGAGGCGCGCGTGCGCGACATCGCGGAACAGTTGGCGGCGTGGGAAAACGACCTCGACGTGTCGGAGGTGTCGTATAAACAGCGCAAGCGCGTGTACACCGCGCTTCACCAGTCGCACCTGCCGAAACTGGCGGCGAGCGGGTTCATCGAGTACGAGTCCGACCGGGGGTTGGTGTCGCTCACCGACGAGAGCCGGAAGCTGGAGGTGTACTTAGAGATCGTCTCCGAAAACGAGATTCTCTGGAGCGAGTTCTACTTCGGGCTCGCGGTCGTCGCGGCGCTCGCGGGCGCGGCCGCGGCGGTTGGGACGGTTCCGTTCGCGAGCGTCTCGGGATACACCTACGCGATTCTCACCTCGGTCGCGTTCGGCGTCTCCAGTCTGGTACACCGGCGGATGACGCGCCGCAACCGGCTCGGATAG
- the mutS gene encoding DNA mismatch repair protein MutS, whose amino-acid sequence MATGIVGEFLDLKAETDADVLAMQCGDFYEFFADDAELVADELDLTVSQKSSHGSSYPMAGVPLSELTPYVKALVERGYRVAVADQYETADGHAREITRVVTPGTLLETADDDARYLAAVVSESDDGGPYGLALADVTTGRFLVTEVETPGDLRAELYRFDPAEVLPGPRVRNDDAVLGAVRDDLSGSVSLFDPESFALGRATHAVREQFGRETVDSVGIDSELAIRAAGAVLGYVEETGAGVLASITRLTAYGDDDHVAVDATTQRNLELTETMRGEGDGSLFETVDHTVTAAGGRLLREWLTRPRQDQPELDRRLDAVDALAAAALARDRLRETLDHAYDLERLAARATSGSAGARQLLSVRDSLAAVPALADAVSGTELADSPVAAVLERIDRERAAALHDELANALADDPPKTKTQGGLLREGYDEELDELIQRHEKANDWLDGLAEREKRQHGLSHVTVDRNKTDGYYIQVGKSVADQVPDHYREIKTLKNSKRFVTDELEEREREVLRLEEARGELEYDLFEELRERVADDAELLQDVGRAVAELDALASLATHAAGNDWTRPELTDDRRLDVDAGRHPVVERTTDFVPNDLRLDAERGFLIVTGPNMSGKSTYMRQAALIQLLAQAGSFVPAREATVGLVDGIYTRVGALDELAQGRSTFMVEMQELSNILHLATADSLVILDEVGRGTATYDGISIAWATTEYLHNEVRARTLFATHYHELTTLADHLPRVENVHVAVDERDGEVTFLRTVRDGPTNRSYGVHVADLAGVPAPVVSRAGDVLDRLREEKAIEAKGGTEGDRDGSDGPGRATGDTKQVVFDLSSGSFSDGEGTDSAASDGAAFEPETDRNGTPPASTRPDDGAAVEAEATDETAPETRAVVEELREVDVASTAPVDLLARVQEWQDRLDESG is encoded by the coding sequence ATGGCAACGGGGATCGTCGGGGAGTTCCTCGATCTCAAAGCGGAGACGGACGCGGACGTCCTCGCGATGCAGTGTGGCGACTTCTACGAGTTCTTCGCCGACGACGCCGAGCTGGTCGCCGACGAGCTCGACTTGACGGTCTCACAGAAGTCGTCGCACGGCTCGTCGTACCCGATGGCGGGCGTCCCACTCTCGGAGCTGACGCCGTACGTGAAAGCGCTCGTCGAGCGCGGCTACCGGGTCGCCGTCGCCGACCAGTACGAGACGGCAGACGGCCACGCCCGCGAGATCACGCGGGTCGTCACGCCGGGCACGCTCTTGGAGACCGCCGACGACGACGCGCGGTACCTCGCGGCGGTCGTGAGCGAGAGCGACGACGGCGGCCCCTACGGGCTCGCGCTCGCCGACGTGACCACGGGCCGGTTCCTCGTCACCGAGGTCGAGACCCCCGGCGACCTCCGCGCGGAGCTGTATCGGTTCGACCCCGCAGAGGTGTTGCCGGGGCCGCGCGTCCGCAACGACGACGCGGTGCTCGGGGCGGTCCGCGATGACCTGTCGGGGTCGGTCTCCCTCTTCGACCCGGAGTCGTTCGCGCTGGGCCGAGCGACCCACGCGGTCCGCGAGCAGTTCGGCCGGGAGACCGTCGACAGCGTCGGGATCGACTCCGAGTTGGCGATCCGGGCGGCCGGCGCGGTCCTCGGGTACGTCGAGGAGACCGGCGCGGGCGTGTTAGCATCGATCACGCGGCTCACCGCCTACGGCGACGACGACCACGTCGCCGTCGACGCCACGACGCAGCGCAACCTCGAACTGACGGAGACCATGCGCGGCGAGGGCGACGGCTCGCTGTTCGAGACGGTCGATCACACCGTCACCGCCGCCGGCGGGCGGCTGCTCCGGGAGTGGCTCACGCGACCACGCCAGGACCAACCAGAGCTCGACCGCCGGCTCGACGCGGTCGACGCGCTCGCCGCGGCGGCGCTCGCTCGCGACCGACTGCGCGAAACGCTTGATCACGCGTACGACCTCGAACGACTCGCGGCGCGCGCCACGAGCGGGAGCGCGGGCGCGAGACAGCTCCTCTCGGTGCGGGATTCGCTGGCCGCCGTCCCCGCGCTCGCCGACGCGGTGTCCGGGACCGAACTCGCCGACTCCCCGGTCGCCGCGGTGCTGGAGCGGATCGACCGCGAGCGCGCCGCGGCCCTCCACGACGAGCTCGCGAACGCGCTCGCCGACGACCCGCCGAAGACGAAGACCCAGGGGGGGCTCCTCCGAGAGGGGTACGACGAGGAGCTCGACGAGCTGATCCAACGCCACGAGAAGGCGAACGACTGGCTCGACGGCCTCGCCGAGCGCGAGAAGCGGCAACACGGGCTGAGCCACGTCACCGTCGACCGCAACAAGACGGACGGCTACTACATCCAAGTCGGGAAGTCGGTCGCCGATCAGGTGCCCGACCACTACCGCGAGATCAAGACGCTGAAGAACTCGAAGCGGTTCGTCACCGACGAGCTCGAAGAGCGGGAACGCGAGGTCCTCCGCTTAGAGGAGGCCCGCGGCGAGCTGGAGTACGACCTGTTCGAGGAGCTCCGAGAGCGCGTCGCCGACGACGCCGAACTCCTCCAAGACGTGGGGCGGGCGGTGGCCGAGCTCGACGCGCTCGCGTCGCTGGCGACCCACGCCGCCGGCAACGACTGGACGCGCCCCGAACTGACCGACGACCGCCGGCTCGACGTGGACGCCGGGCGGCACCCGGTCGTCGAGCGGACGACGGACTTCGTGCCGAACGACCTCCGGCTCGACGCGGAGCGCGGGTTCCTCATCGTCACCGGGCCGAACATGAGCGGGAAGTCGACGTACATGCGGCAGGCGGCGCTGATCCAACTGCTCGCGCAGGCCGGCTCGTTCGTCCCCGCGCGGGAGGCCACGGTCGGGCTCGTCGACGGCATCTACACGCGAGTCGGCGCGCTCGACGAGCTGGCGCAGGGGCGCTCGACGTTCATGGTCGAGATGCAGGAGCTGTCGAACATCCTCCACTTGGCGACCGCCGACTCGCTCGTCATCCTCGACGAGGTCGGCCGCGGCACCGCCACCTACGACGGCATCTCCATCGCGTGGGCGACGACCGAGTACCTCCACAACGAGGTGCGCGCGCGAACCCTGTTTGCCACGCACTACCACGAACTGACGACGCTCGCCGACCACCTCCCGCGCGTGGAGAACGTCCACGTCGCCGTCGACGAGCGAGACGGGGAGGTGACGTTCCTCCGGACCGTCCGCGACGGGCCGACGAACCGGTCGTACGGCGTCCACGTCGCCGATCTGGCCGGCGTCCCAGCGCCGGTCGTTTCCCGCGCGGGCGACGTGCTCGACCGGCTCCGCGAGGAGAAGGCCATCGAGGCGAAGGGCGGCACCGAAGGAGACCGGGACGGGAGCGACGGGCCCGGCCGCGCCACCGGCGACACCAAACAGGTCGTCTTCGATCTCTCGTCGGGGTCGTTCTCCGACGGCGAGGGCACCGACTCGGCGGCGAGCGACGGAGCGGCGTTCGAACCCGAGACCGACCGGAACGGGACGCCGCCGGCGTCGACTCGGCCGGACGACGGGGCCGCCGTCGAGGCCGAAGCGACCGACGAGACGGCCCCCGAGACCCGCGCCGTGGTCGAGGAGCTCCGCGAGGTCGACGTGGCGTCGACCGCGCCGGTGGACCTGCTCGCGCGCGTCCAGGAGTGGCAGGACCGGCTCGACGAGAGCGGCTGA
- a CDS encoding cation:proton antiporter: MPVIAAILVSGLVVQLVAHRLKVPSVIFYLLIGVVLGPEVLGLVTLDTFGSGLEIIVGISVAIIVFEGAFALRIERIRGASTASLRLVTVSALVMFLGTAAAVRFFEGASWDISLLIGALLVATGPTVITPILNVVRVRDHVATALETEGIVNDVTAAIVAVVIFETLLLDDLGVPATVLSFLQRLGVGVAAGVLATVIIYYLLNSNFVPERDVQASQFLVLAAAVGAFAAAEAVAAEAGIAAAATSGILLGNLDIDNREEIERFAENTTLVVLSFVFISLAALIDVEAIAALGVGAIALVLVIMLVLRPLGALIATAGVERFTWPERLFIAGVGPRGIIPASVATLFAIELELAGNVAAGELLVGTVFAVIFATVAIEAGLAKQIGNVLGVSPMRTIIIGGGRVGQALATRLERRGEYVVIVEMDDEVVERARSEGFTVYEGDGSDTETLRSAGIEDAKRVITVTADDDINLLTCQLAITKFDIEAVYSRVNDSENTDAFDSIGVTAIDSPTATAVAIDDEIERPAITHWMNELGDSHDVQEVEVTAENLAGKTIRDLNAKIPDGAFVAVVSRDGENNVPSADSVLEYGDHVTFIGDSAAVKRAMERFHPHD, from the coding sequence TTGCCGGTCATCGCGGCGATCCTCGTGTCGGGACTCGTCGTCCAGTTGGTCGCGCACCGTCTGAAGGTGCCGAGTGTCATCTTTTACCTCCTCATCGGCGTCGTGCTGGGACCGGAGGTGTTGGGGCTCGTAACGCTGGACACGTTTGGGAGCGGCCTGGAGATCATCGTCGGGATCAGCGTCGCGATCATCGTCTTCGAGGGGGCGTTTGCGCTGCGGATCGAACGGATCCGCGGCGCGTCGACGGCGTCGCTCCGCTTGGTGACGGTGAGCGCCCTCGTGATGTTCCTCGGAACGGCGGCGGCGGTCCGGTTCTTCGAGGGAGCAAGCTGGGATATTTCGCTGCTCATCGGGGCGCTGCTGGTGGCGACCGGACCGACGGTCATCACGCCGATACTCAACGTCGTGCGGGTCAGGGACCACGTCGCGACCGCACTGGAGACGGAGGGGATCGTCAACGACGTGACGGCCGCGATCGTCGCCGTGGTGATCTTCGAGACGCTGTTGCTTGACGATCTGGGCGTCCCGGCGACCGTGCTGTCGTTTCTCCAGCGGCTCGGGGTCGGGGTGGCCGCCGGGGTGCTCGCGACCGTCATCATCTACTACCTGTTGAACAGCAACTTCGTCCCCGAACGCGACGTGCAGGCCTCGCAGTTCCTCGTGTTGGCGGCGGCGGTCGGGGCGTTCGCGGCCGCCGAGGCCGTCGCCGCCGAGGCGGGTATCGCGGCTGCGGCGACGAGCGGGATCCTGCTCGGCAACCTCGACATCGACAACAGAGAAGAGATCGAGCGGTTCGCGGAGAACACGACGCTCGTCGTCTTATCGTTCGTGTTCATCTCGCTGGCCGCGCTGATAGACGTCGAAGCGATCGCGGCGCTCGGGGTCGGCGCGATCGCGCTCGTCCTCGTCATCATGCTCGTCCTCCGGCCGCTCGGCGCGCTGATCGCGACCGCCGGCGTCGAGCGGTTCACCTGGCCGGAGCGGCTGTTCATCGCCGGCGTCGGCCCCCGAGGGATCATTCCGGCGAGCGTGGCCACACTGTTCGCCATCGAACTCGAACTCGCCGGGAACGTGGCGGCGGGCGAGCTGTTGGTCGGGACGGTGTTCGCCGTCATCTTCGCGACGGTCGCGATCGAAGCGGGGCTGGCAAAGCAGATCGGCAACGTCCTTGGAGTGTCACCAATGCGCACGATAATCATCGGCGGCGGCCGGGTCGGCCAGGCGCTCGCCACACGACTGGAGCGGCGCGGAGAGTACGTCGTCATCGTCGAGATGGACGACGAAGTGGTCGAGCGGGCGCGCTCGGAGGGGTTCACCGTCTACGAAGGCGACGGGAGCGACACGGAGACGCTCCGGAGCGCGGGCATCGAGGACGCAAAGCGCGTGATCACGGTGACCGCGGACGACGACATCAACCTCCTCACGTGCCAGCTCGCGATAACGAAGTTCGACATCGAGGCGGTGTACTCGCGGGTGAACGACTCGGAGAACACCGACGCCTTCGACAGCATCGGCGTGACGGCGATCGACTCCCCGACGGCGACGGCGGTCGCCATCGACGACGAGATCGAGCGGCCGGCGATCACACACTGGATGAACGAACTGGGCGACAGCCACGACGTTCAGGAGGTCGAGGTGACGGCGGAGAACCTCGCGGGGAAGACGATCCGCGACCTCAACGCGAAGATTCCGGACGGCGCCTTCGTCGCCGTCGTCAGTCGTGACGGCGAGAATAACGTGCCGTCGGCGGACAGCGTGTTAGAGTACGGCGATCACGTCACCTTCATCGGCGACTCGGCCGCAGTCAAGCGCGCGATGGAGCGGTTCCATCCGCACGATTGA
- the sepF gene encoding cell division protein SepF, whose amino-acid sequence MGIMSKILGGGGNRSVDDYVELDLGDFAEAHTDGGMQVHIAEIGSQSDVIPIKDAVYDGDFVIADITRHSTSDRTIEHIIDELRQVAREVDGDIVQKGDDQIVVAPTGVSISRQKL is encoded by the coding sequence ATGGGTATTATGAGCAAGATCCTCGGCGGCGGCGGGAACCGCTCCGTCGACGATTACGTCGAACTCGACCTCGGCGACTTCGCGGAGGCGCACACGGACGGCGGAATGCAGGTACACATCGCGGAGATCGGCAGCCAGAGCGACGTGATTCCGATCAAAGACGCGGTGTACGACGGCGACTTCGTCATCGCGGACATCACGCGGCACTCCACCTCGGACCGGACGATCGAACACATCATCGACGAACTGCGGCAGGTCGCGCGGGAGGTCGACGGCGACATCGTCCAGAAGGGCGACGACCAGATCGTCGTCGCCCCGACCGGTGTGAGCATTTCGCGGCAGAAACTGTAG
- a CDS encoding TasA family protein — translation MNQDNDIGLSRRKMLLGLGAVGVASAGAGLGTTAYFNDTETFENNTFTAGTLDMSVTANLVAADDYWSGQTDIPMSVTADGQGVTAGLVVDDVKPGDWAIICFDIEVGDNPGYVQIRTENFMEAGGANPEPEQEVEGDANNSADLGEFMLASVWQNYDDTSGDKSGLSVLDPVFNNAPNATANASGITYAMPDVGGVASADAHYTNAREADDILSGGYIVKDENGDFLAINDTESEGVYSFCLLLEVPFVVGNVIQGDSLSFDLVFETEQVRHNEDPFNNSAPVNSTN, via the coding sequence ATGAACCAAGACAACGACATCGGACTCTCGCGGCGCAAGATGCTTCTCGGACTCGGCGCAGTCGGCGTGGCCTCCGCGGGTGCCGGACTCGGCACCACGGCATACTTCAACGACACCGAAACCTTCGAGAACAATACCTTCACGGCCGGCACGCTCGACATGAGCGTCACGGCGAACCTCGTGGCGGCGGACGACTACTGGAGCGGCCAGACCGACATCCCCATGTCCGTGACCGCGGACGGCCAGGGTGTCACCGCGGGCCTCGTCGTCGACGACGTGAAGCCCGGCGACTGGGCGATCATCTGCTTCGACATCGAAGTCGGTGACAACCCCGGATACGTGCAGATCCGCACGGAGAACTTTATGGAGGCGGGCGGCGCGAACCCCGAGCCCGAACAGGAAGTTGAGGGCGACGCGAACAACAGCGCCGACCTCGGCGAGTTCATGCTCGCGTCCGTGTGGCAGAACTACGACGACACCAGCGGCGACAAGTCTGGACTCTCTGTCCTCGACCCCGTCTTCAACAACGCGCCCAACGCTACCGCAAACGCGTCCGGCATCACCTACGCGATGCCTGACGTTGGCGGTGTCGCCAGCGCAGACGCGCACTACACGAACGCGCGCGAGGCCGACGACATCCTCAGCGGCGGATACATCGTCAAAGACGAGAACGGTGATTTCCTCGCAATCAACGACACGGAGAGCGAGGGTGTCTACTCGTTCTGTCTCCTGCTTGAGGTCCCGTTCGTCGTGGGCAACGTCATCCAGGGTGACAGCCTCTCGTTCGACCTGGTCTTCGAGACCGAACAGGTCCGCCACAACGAGGACCCCTTCAACAACTCGGCACCGGTGAACTCCACCAACTGA
- the azf gene encoding NAD-dependent glucose-6-phosphate dehydrogenase Azf translates to MDEPVLLTGAGGRVGQAILRGIGDDYEWRLLDREPLPAAKVPNRVPDADRYVADITDADAVRAAIDGVGAVIHLAGDPRKTAPWDSVLRNNIDGTQVVMRAAVDAGVEKFAFASSNHAVGGYETEERTPDLYRSDDSYRLDGTELPRPGNLYGVSKAAGESLGRFYHDEFDMSVVCVRIGNLTKDHPPREYERGQAMWLSHRDCAHLFDRCLQAEYGYEVVYGISNNDRRYYSIERAREALGYDPADNSADYTFDGKPKADAGVDDDPDDAADKNDAADPPAEPNFPADPDTPTDNA, encoded by the coding sequence ATGGACGAGCCGGTCCTGCTGACGGGCGCCGGGGGACGGGTGGGGCAAGCCATCCTCCGCGGCATCGGCGACGACTACGAGTGGCGACTCCTCGACAGGGAGCCGCTGCCCGCGGCGAAGGTGCCGAACAGGGTCCCCGACGCCGACCGGTACGTCGCAGACATCACCGACGCCGACGCGGTCCGAGCGGCGATAGACGGCGTCGGCGCGGTGATCCACCTCGCCGGCGACCCCCGGAAGACGGCCCCGTGGGACTCGGTGCTTCGGAACAACATCGACGGGACGCAGGTCGTGATGCGCGCCGCGGTCGACGCGGGCGTCGAGAAGTTCGCGTTCGCCTCCTCGAACCACGCGGTCGGCGGTTACGAGACCGAAGAGCGCACCCCGGACCTCTATCGGTCGGACGACAGCTACCGGCTGGACGGGACCGAACTCCCCCGGCCCGGAAACCTCTACGGCGTCTCGAAGGCGGCCGGGGAGTCGCTCGGGCGATTCTACCACGACGAGTTCGACATGAGCGTCGTCTGCGTCCGGATCGGGAACCTCACCAAGGACCACCCGCCGCGGGAGTACGAGCGGGGACAGGCGATGTGGCTCTCACACCGCGACTGCGCGCACCTGTTCGACCGGTGTCTGCAGGCGGAGTACGGCTACGAGGTCGTCTACGGGATCTCGAACAACGACCGGCGGTACTACTCCATCGAGCGCGCCCGCGAGGCCCTCGGCTACGACCCGGCCGACAACTCCGCCGACTACACCTTCGACGGGAAACCCAAGGCCGACGCGGGCGTCGACGACGACCCCGACGACGCGGCCGATAAAAACGACGCGGCCGACCCCCCGGCCGAGCCGAACTTCCCGGCGGACCCCGACACGCCGACCGACAACGCCTGA
- a CDS encoding DUF309 domain-containing protein, translated as MTDADSDERPPPPVPVALRAGAALFNEGHVLAAHDPWEAAWLPLADGRDERLLHGLIAAAAATHHAADHNWSGAVGCAGNAVTYLGDAGPTPRGLDSAPVREWCRRLAADPEAIERSSPPTIRIDGTAPRFDNLDLSAALLAAPVLADAVAPGDAAAFETAAELAREEEGTARTTVTELLFAFLRTPDARPQVAARLTDHVELATRKRRDVDDLF; from the coding sequence ATGACCGACGCCGACTCCGACGAGCGACCCCCGCCCCCCGTTCCCGTCGCGCTCCGCGCCGGGGCCGCCCTCTTCAACGAAGGACACGTCCTCGCGGCCCACGACCCGTGGGAAGCGGCGTGGCTCCCCCTGGCCGACGGTCGCGACGAGCGCCTGCTCCACGGGCTGATCGCGGCCGCGGCGGCGACCCACCACGCCGCCGACCACAACTGGTCCGGCGCGGTCGGCTGTGCGGGCAACGCGGTGACGTACCTCGGCGACGCGGGACCGACGCCGCGAGGCCTCGATTCGGCACCCGTCCGTGAGTGGTGCCGGCGACTGGCGGCCGACCCGGAGGCGATCGAGCGGTCGAGCCCCCCGACCATCCGCATCGACGGGACGGCGCCGCGGTTCGACAATCTCGACCTGTCGGCGGCGCTGCTCGCGGCGCCCGTGCTGGCGGACGCGGTCGCGCCGGGCGACGCGGCCGCGTTCGAGACCGCGGCCGAACTCGCCCGCGAGGAGGAAGGAACCGCCCGGACGACGGTCACCGAACTCCTCTTCGCGTTCCTCCGCACTCCCGACGCCCGCCCGCAGGTGGCCGCGCGGCTCACCGATCACGTAGAACTGGCAACGCGGAAGCGACGCGACGTCGACGACCTCTTTTAG